The genomic DNA CGCCGACTGTGAGAAAGTAGCCGAAGGGGGATACCTCACGATCTACCATAATCGTGACATAAGTACCAGCAATCAGATTCATACCTTCTCCACAACCTTAGCGTCCGACCAAAGTCTTTCAATGTTATAATATTCACGCTCGTCGCGATGGAAGACATGCACTACGACATCTCCCAAGTCCATCAGAACCCAGCGACCCGAATCCATTCCTTCGATCCCTTTGATTGTTGTACCTTCATCATGAGCGCGTTTGCGAATTTCCGTCACAATCGCCTGTACCTGAGTATCCGAATTACCGTGGCAGATAACAAAGTAATCCGCTACAAGGGATACGCCCCGCAAGTCAAGGGCTACAATATTCATGGCCTTCTTATCTTCAGCGGCCTCAACCGTAATTTGCATTAATTTCTCATTAGTTATGGTCATTCATGAACCTCCGATTTTCTCTGTTTAAGTTGTTGGATCAGATCATTTCGCGACAGTACCGTCAACGGAAAAATAACCTTTTGCTTCTCCAGCAGCAGTGAAATCGTGGAATCAAATCCAGCGACAAGACCCTGCTCCAAACTTTTTTTCGCCTGTTTGCGGATATGATCTACCCCTGGGAAATCTCTTCCCGGCTCGATATAATCAGCGAGACACACGACTTTGTCTAGCAAACTCATGCCTACACGTCCTGAGGTATGCCAGCGAATGGCACTCCGTATTTCAGAGTCTTCCACCCCATAGTCTCTCGCTGCAACGCAATATCCTACCTCAGAATGCCACAGTTGCTTGTCATGTTGCAAAAGCTCTTGGTCACATTCGGGATGACTGCGAATCACTTCCTCCATCTGCTGAACGGGCCAATATTTCGCTACATCATGCAAAATAGCCGCTAATTCGGCCTTATCCGGGTCCGCGCCATACCGCTTGGCAAGCTCCACGGAGGTATGCATGACACCTAGTGTGTGCTTCCAGCGTTTTTCAGGCATTTGACCAGATACGGCCTCCATCAATTGCTCACGGCTGTACTTCATACAAACCGCCCCTTGTAATGTAATCATGCACACGATCAGGCACAAGATAGCGAATGGTGCGCCCTTCCGCAACACGTTCCCGAATATCCGTCGAGGAAATATCCACCACCGGCATATCCGCCAGCAGCACCTTGTTTTGCAAATAATGCGGCAGTTCATTCAGCGCAAGCTGGAAACCGGGACGCCGGACACCGATAAAACAAATCCGGTGCGCCAGCTCCTCAATCCCCTGCCAATGAGGTAAGTAATTCACCATATCCGCGCCAATGATAAAATAAAAATCAACAGCAGGATGCAGTTCCTGAAGCTTTTTGATCGTGTCAATAGTATAAGATACCCCGCCGCGAAGCACTTCAATATCCAACACTTCAAAAGCAGGATGGCCTGCCACCGCTTCACTCGTCATCTCCAGCCGCTCCGTGCCGCTCGCCCCCGCCTGATGCTTGTGCGGAGGGATATGGGAAGGCATGAACCATACATGGTCCAGCGCATAGGCATCCCTTGCCGCTTCTCCAGCCAGCAGATGTCCAATATGAATCGGGTCAAATGTACCGCCCATAATACCGATTTTCATAGTTTTCTCCCCGCTTGCTTATCCTCTAGGCAGTTCGATTTGCTTGTTATCACGGGATTCCTTGTACAAAATAATCGTGCTCCCGATGAGCTGCACAAGCTCGGAACCTGTTTCCGTAGCCAGCTCTTCCGCAATTTCATGCTTGTCATCCAAACAGTTGTTCAAAATCTGCACCTTCATTAGCTCGCGCTTTTCAATCGCATCGTTAATGTGGCGCATAAGATGCTCGTTCGTACCGTTTTTTCCTACTTGAAAAACCGGGTCCAGATGATGTGCCATCGAGCGCAAATACCTTTTTTGTTTACCTGTTAACATGTATAATTAACTCCTTCATAACCACATATGCCATGCGGCAATTCCATAATTTTAATGTAAAATCCGACTTACGACAGGCTTCTCAGCACCGCCGCTCTCATTTCGTCTACAGCAGGAGCTACGCCCATAAAATACTCAAAAGCCACCGCTCCCTGATACACGAACATGCCCAAGCCTCCATGCACGGTGCAGCCGCGCTGTTCACGGCTTTCGCGTAAAAATCTCGTTTCCAGCGGGTTGTAGATCAAATCACTCACAATGATTCCTTGCGGAATCAGACTCGTTTCCAGTGGAAGCTCATCGGATAGAGGAGACATTCCTACCGAGGTCGTATTGATCAGCACATCCACCGATGCAAGCACGCTCTCCGCTTCATCGTTAGAATAGCCCGTCACAGGGATCGCTTCCGTCGTCCACTCCAATGCCAGTTGCTCTGCCTTATCGCGTGTCCGATTCAGAATAATGACTGATTCGGGCTGTTCCTCCAGTAAAGCATGAATCACACCTCTGGCAGCACCTCCAGCTCCGAGGACTGCAATTTTTGTGCCTTTCAACTTAACCGAAGTCTCTTCTTTGAGCGAGCGTACGTAGCCGATCCCGTCCGTATTGTAACCCTTGAGCCGTCCGTTGTCGTTCACAATCGTGTTAACAGCACCGATGAGTCTGGCCCCTTCATCAATCTCATCCAAATATTTCATAACTTCAACTTTATGAGGAATCGTCACATTGACTCCGCGGAAATGCAGAGCACGAATCCCCTTCATGGCGTCCTCCAGCTGTTCCGGCTTAACATGAAGAGGAACAAAATCCCCCTCTATCCCCGCAGCCTTTAAAGCTACTTTATGCATGAGAGGCGATTTGGAGTGCTTGATCGGATCACCCAATACGCCCAATAATACAAGATCTTGTTCAGTCACTCCAGACTCCCCGCTGCTCATCGTTGTTCTCCCCCATATTGCAAAATATTAGGCTGCACAAATACATGAACGGCGGCAGGAACCTGAATATGTTCCTTGCCGCCCTATCACATGGTTTAACATCCGTTAAATCAACGAAGGCCGTAAAAGGACACGGATTCCCCGAGGAGCATGAACCGCTACCAAAGCCCCGTTCTCACTATTGACCCTGATCCATCCCAAACCAGAGATATAAATATCCGATTGAGATTTACGGGGAACGCGGAACTCATGTCTTGTCCATTCCGGCATCTCTGCCAACTGATCACGTGTCGGCGGTGACAGCAGTTCTCCGGCATGATCTTCGAACAGTTGATCCGCCCGCTCCAGCTTGGTGCGATGAATTTTAAGGCCGCCATTGATGTAGCATGTGAACGATTGGTGTTGCCCCTCTACAAAATCAAACCGTGCCATCCCACCGAAAAACAGCGTTTGTCCGGGATCTAGCTGATAAGCAGCTGGTTTCAGCGGCTTGTCCGGCATAATAGCGCCCAAATCCTGCCGGGACACGATTTCACTGAAACGCCAAGGATACACAATACCCGGTGTATCAATAATATGCTTGCCGTCGTCAAGCGGAATATTCACCATATCCAGCGTCGTTCCCGGGTAACGGGATGTTGTTAACTCCTGCTCCATATCGCTATGATCACGGATCAAGCGGTTAATGAGCGTGGATTTACCAACATTTGTTGCACCGACCACATACACATCCCGATTGCCGCGCAACTCGGATACTACATCCAGCAGACGATCAAAGCCTTGATTTTTTTTGGCCGAGCACAGAACGATATCTGCCGTGCGAAGTCCTTGCTCCTTAGCCTGCTTTTGCACCCAGTTGAGGACCTTGTTCCAGTTCGTTACCTTAGGCAACAAATCCGTCTTGTTCACAGCCAGTACAACCGGATTAGATCCTACGAAACGTTGCAAGCCGGAAATCAGACTGCCTTCAAAGTCGAAAATGTCCACAATGTGGATGACGAGTGCGTCCTTGTCCCCAATTTGGCTGAGCAGTTTCAGGAACTCATCCTGATCCACAGCTACCGAAGACGTTTCATTATAATTTTTAATCCGGAAACAACGCTGACAGATGACAGGCTCGCGTGTAAGCAATTTTTCAGGAATATATCCCGGAAGCTCCGGGCTAGTGGTCTGCATCGTGATACCGCACCCACTACATTTGACGGCAGTTCCGCCGTCAGGTCTTTCAGTCATTCTTCTTTTCCTCCTCAAGCCATAAGCCTTTCTTACGTAACCTTGTGAGCGCAATTCGCTCCAACCGCCGATTAAAGCGGGTCATGATTCCTTCATCATGGATGGATATGGGCAGCACCAGCACCGTGTGCAATCCCAGTCGGTTACCACCCAATACATCCGTCAACATTTGGTCCCCGACCATAATAGTCTCTTCCGGGGTAAGTCCCATCATACGGATGGCTCTGCGGAAGGACGAGTTGGAGGGCTTCCGTGCGGCATGTATAAATTCAATGTCCAAAGGCGTAGCGAACACAGATACACGTGCCATATTATTGTTGGACACGATGACAAGCTTAAAACCCGCCTGTTTGACCTTTTCAAACCAGGCCACCAGTTCGGGAGTCGCATTCGGAGCTTTTGCACCAACCAGCGTATTATCCAGATCCGTAATAATGCCGCGATATCCTTGAGCATGCAATCCTTCAAGATCAATATCAAAGACGGTATTCACCCGCAATTTGGGCATCAGCATTTCAAACAACGTCGGTCACCTCAGTTTCATACGACAAACTATACCATATTAATAGGGGTTAGTAAAAAGCTATCCACAACAAACGGACAGCTTTTTACAGAGCATATGATGAAGATTATAAATCGGCAGCTTTCGAGCCGAGTAAAAACGGTTTAGCCTTCGTCCTTCTAATCCGAAACGGTTTTTCGTTCGCTTCATTCGGTATGCCTTCTGGACTAACCTTTCTTATGCAACAGGGCCGCTTGCTGGCGGACCTTGCGCCAATCCTCGGCAGTTACCGAGGAAGGACTGTAGCGCGCTTGTTCAAACAGCTCCAGCAGTAGATGCAGAATTGGAGCGCGTTCCGGTGATTCAACTGACCATCTGCCGACCGATTCCCTCAGCGTCTCGTGGCTAGTACGGGCAAACCCCTTACTGCGCATGTACCGTAGCCAGCGCTCGGTTTCGACGATCACCTTTTCGTCCGGGGTCAACGGCTTTCCTTTACGCAGACGCAGCAGATAAAAATGAATATCTGCCCGATTACGCCATACGATATAAGCGCCCCACAGTACGATAACAGCCACTGCCGACACTATAATTACCGGATGAATCCTCGTCCCTTCCTCTGGATTGGCCTGCGGCGTCTGTGCAGACTGTTCCGACTCAGGCTGATCCTTCACTTCCGGAGTATCAGGCGTCTTCGAATCCTCCTGTTCCGTAAGCAACGGCATATCAAAGCCTGGTGTAGCTTCTACAGGAACCCATCCGTATTCACCCAGATACACTTCGGCCCAGGAATGTGCATCCGCATTGGTAACGGAGTAGGATGACATATTTTCATTATCATCGCCCGTCGTTGCATCATCCGAAAACGTCTGCTGACCTGGTGCATATCCTTTGACCCAACGCGCCGGAACACCGACGGAACGAGCCATCATAACCAGCGAAGTGGAATAATAATCGCAATAGCCTTCCCTAATCTCGAACAGAAAGGCATCCACAAAATCCTTGCTTTTTTTGCGGGAAAGATCCGGGTTGTTCGTATATGCATAATTTCGCTGTAAATATTGCTGTAGCAGTCCGACCTTTTCATAAGGCGTTTTGGCTGATGATGTTACATTTTGAGCCAAATCACGCACTCGCTTCGGCAGCTCATTAGGGATTTGCAAATAGGCTTCCTGCTTATTCTTTCCATACAGCTCATTAAACGTTTTTGTGCGAAGTTCTTTCTCCGGGATTACAGGCACATGTGACACCAGAGTATACGTTTTGGGATAAGTAGTTCTTCTGGAGGATGAACTCCATAGCAGTTCTGCCTGTTCCGGTTTCCAACGTAATCCGTCTGCCCGCGAGTCTCTGTCCACCGATTGAACACGATGTACCGAATAGGCACCGAACAAAACGGGGTAGCTCTGATCATTTTGCATCGTAATGGTCTGAACGACCTGCTCAGTGGAATGCCGCGTTTCTTGTGTATTTTCCAGCTCTGCCGTCATTGGCACATCATTCAGCGTTTGGTCGTCATTGTCTGCATCACTCCAGCCCGTACCGGAATACGTTCGCTTAGTCTCGCCCCGCCAATAGCTTCGCTGGTTCGTCGTGATGGTCATTACGGGAGAGTAGTCAAAATTAAATCCCCCACCCAGTCGATTATCCTGCCGACTATAGCCCGATGCTGTACTCATCCGCTGATTCATAGCCCCGGCTCCATTGTTAATACCAACGGTAGATGAGCTATTTCGCTGGGTCCAAGCCGTATAAGGATCCGTTAAGGTCGGCTGTATCTCTGGCATATTCACGCCAGCCATAATAATCAAAGCAAAAATGACCGCAATATTCGCTGCAATTTTGTACGGGTAACGGCGAATGTGCTTCCACCCTTGAGGATAGTGCTGTCGAAAATACTGCAAATGCTCAGTCACCAGCCAACCCATACCCGCAAACACCATCCAAGCGACTTCTTCCCATAGCACGGTTGGCGTGAACGAATCAAGCACTGCCAGCGCGGCAATATTAATGCCTACAAACACCAGAATGCGCTGCTTCGTCGTAACGATGAGTGGTAACATCTCAATGACTAGCCAAGCAATCAATGAAAACCAAATATACGGAGACATATTAGATATAAATTGATCCAGACGGTTTGCAAATCCCCCGAAAGGAATAATAATCGAGTAGGACACGAGCGTCCGGTACAAAATAAAAAATAACGTGGCCGCCTTGACGATAAATTCAATCCAAGGCCGAAGCGGCAGCAAGATTTTCACCAGAGCCAGCATCGTAACCGTCGCCAGTACAAGCGTTCTCGTCTCTTCAAGCCACAGGACTGAAGCAAAGGACACCCATTGCATGACAATAATAATAATCCATAAAAATGTAAAAGCCGCAGCCCAGGAGCCCTTCAGCGATTGAAGCCAGTTCTTCATAGCGTCCCTCCCCCCATTCTAGCTGGAAGCTCTTCAAGACTCGGAACATGATAACCCTGAATGCCTCTTGTACGAAGCATGCTCATCCATTCTTGGGCCTGTCCCTCACTTGATTCTTCTCCGATATAAATGTGGCACGGGGTCATCCCCCGTGTATCGGCCCAACGAAGAAGCTCCAACGCCTGATGATCCTTCAACGGACTAATCAGCACAAAATAGCAGCCTTGTGGAAATTGCCGAACACTGCTTTCTACAGCCGTCATAAGACTGCCTTGGGAAGTGGTGTGTATGTCTACCAAATGATGCATCATCCGTTGCCGTTCCATCATCTGCTCACTGGGCTGAAAAACAGTGCCTGTCTCCCCTGCCGTACAAAGACCTACCCCCATCCGCTCCCTTCCACCATATTCCAGCAATGAAGCGATTGAGGATACGGCCAGTTCAAACTGATTGGCATTTACATAATGCTTTGTGTGTATGTCCAGTACTAGCATCGTTTTCGGAACCGTCTCATGCTCAAATTCCTTAGATTTCCAGCTGCCTGTACGTGCGGTCGCATTCCAATGGATACGTGAAAAACGGTCCCCGTATACATAGTCCCGCACTCCGTTAATTTGCGTCGTTTCGCGCCGTGTTCGAGTCTGGACGGTCTGTGGGCCGGACATACGCGAGCGGCGGTCATTTAACTGCCAATAGGGAATGAATACCGTGCGGGGCAGTACCCGAAATTCACCAGGTGCGCTTAATCTGCCTTTATGCTCCAACAGACCGAAGATATCCTCGCTCACACACTCGGTTTCCGCAAAATAATAGCTTCCCCGCTCTAACGCAGGAGTCTGAAAGGCAAGCTGTCCGCTTCCTTTCATGCTGGGGATTACGCTGTCCTCAAACGACCAGGATTCGCCTGTATGACGCTTGAGCACCTCACGAACGATGATATACGGTAACGGCAGAAAGCCGGGAAGGCTCAAGCTCAGCTTTACATGCACCTGATCTCCGGCATGCAGTAGCTCCCCAAACTCTGAGCCTTGCGAAAGCTGCCTTGAACCCTGAACGCGGCGTACCCCGCTCAGCCCGACGATCCATAAATAAATACCCAGCAGCGTAACCATGGACAACAGCATAACTGACGTCTTGCCACCCTGAAACAACAGATATAGCAGACATACCACCCATATAGCCATCAGAAGCCAGATGCGGCCTGACAGCCGAAGGAGCCTGCGCTTCCTTTTAACCATCTTCATTCCTTATGGACGCTCCATTCGCACGGGTACGTTCACCTGCCGAAGGACAGCCTGAAGGACAGACTGGGCGTTGGAGCTGTCGAGACGCACCTCGGGACGAAGCAGCAAACGATGCGCCAGCACATAAGGCGCCAATATTTTCACATCATCAGGAAGCACGTAATCACGATTTTCCAGAAAAGCGTACGCCTTGGTGGCCATTACAAATGCAAGCGCTGCCCGCGGGCTGGCTCCCAGCAGTACCGAAGGATGCTCTCTCGTCGCACGGACGATATCAAGTAAATAGGACGTAACTGCTTCGTCCATATAAATTTCTCTGATTTCCTGCTGGATCGCAGCAATCTGTTCCATATGGGCTACCGCCTCTAGCCGATCTGCCGGCTGACCCTCCTGATGACGAAGCAGCATGTTTCGCTCAGTCTCCATATCGGGATAACCGAGACTGATTTTGAGCATAAAACGATCGAGCTGCGCTTCCGGCAGCATATAAGTCCCTTCAAAATCAATCGGATTTTGCGTAGCACACAGCATAAAAGGATGAGGCAGCATGTGCGTTTCTCCATCCACGGTTACACTGCGCTCCTCCATCACTTCCAGCAAAGCCGATTGGGTTTTCGTCGTGGCCCGGTTAATTTCATCTGCCAGTAAAATATGGGTCATCACGGGACCCGGACGGAAATAAAAGCGCTCATCCCGTGGATGAAATATGGAAACCCCTGTAATATCACTGGGGAGAATATCAGGATTACATTGAACACGGCGGTAATCACCGCGCATGGATTTGGCAAGAGCCTTGATCATTTGCGTTTTTCCCGTACCCGGAACGTCCTCGATCAGAATGTGCCCACCCGCCAGCATAGTCGTTAGCAGTAATTTTATTTCAAAGGATTTACCTAATATGCATGATTCCAGATTAGAACGGATTGCAGATACAATCTGCACAGATTTTTGACGCACGGGCATAGCCTGTAAACCTCCTAGATAGCAACATGTTTCCTATTATTGTACATGAAGGAGGGCATAGAGTACACTTGAGTCCTTTTCCAGATGTTCGAGCCAGCGCTACAGTTTGGCAGCATTTTGTATGCAGACATATAAAAAAGCCCTTCGGTCATTCAGATCCGAAGGGCTGATTTTTTATGCTTGTTCAAAGGTATGTTTTAATCTATAATGTGTTGCTTTTATGTGGTTATCCTTTTGGACGCACGACCAAGGCCGCCAAAAAGGAGAAAATAATCGCCGAGGAAATCCCTGCACTTGTCACACTAAAAATCCCTGTAATGACACCTAGCCATCCATCCTTTTCCAGCTCAGTCAATGCGCCGTGTACTAGTGAATTACCAAAACTTGTAATTGGAATGGTCGCACCCGCTCCTGCAAATTTAATTAGCGGATCATATATGCCCACAGCATCCGCAATCGCACCTGCCACCACCAACGTGCTCATCGTATGTGCCGGGGTCATTTTAATGACATCCATCATCAACTGGCCCACGACACAAATGGCACCGCCGACTAAAAAAGCCCATAGATATATCATATTGTTCCTCCCGCTTCGAAAGCTACAGCATGTGCAATGCAGGGAATACTTTCCCCTTGCTGTGCGGACAAAGGAGATAACAACGCTCCGGTCGCCACGACCAGTACCTTCTGAAGTTCTCCCTTTTCGATCCGCTTCAACAGATGTCCATAAGTTACAACAGCCGAGCATCCGCAACCACTGCCGCCTGCAATGACTTGCTTTTGCTTGTTCAGATCGTAAATCAGTAAACCACAATCATTAAATTCGGTCTGATTCATATCAATGCCTTGCTTTTTTAGCAGTTCCTTGGTAATCGGCAACCCTACCGAGGCCAAGTCCCCCGTTACAATGAGGTCATAATAGCCAGGGCCCCGACCCGTATCTCGAAAATGAGATAACAAGGTGTCCGCCGCCGCTGGAGCCATCGCCCCTCCCATGTTAAAAGGGTCTTTAATACCCATATCCATTACACGCCCAATGGTAGCGCAATCCACCACCGTACCTGACTTGGCATGTCCCACAACTACGGCGCCGGAGCCTGTGACGGTATACTGAGCCGTTGGCGGCTTCTGCGATCCATATTCCGTAGGATATCGGAACTGCCTTTCCACCGTACAGTTATGGCTTGTCGTACCCGCCATTACATAATCGCCCGCCTCTGAATCCACAATAAGCGCGGCTAAGGCCAGACTTTCCATCGACGTAGAGCAGGCTCCGAAAACACCCAAATAAGGAATCGCGAGCTTGCGCGCTGAAAAGGAGCTACTGATAATTTGATTCATCAGATCACCACTGATAAAAAACTGTACTTCCTCTTTGTTCAAATTGGCATTGATTAACGCCAGCTCTGTAGAGTGCTCGAACAATCTGCGTTCCGCTTTTTCCCATGTTTTTTCGTTAATTTCGAGATTGTCATAAATATAGTCAAAATCCGTGGACAACGGCCCCTCTCCTTCATCCGGGCCAACAACGGTTGCACTTCCCACGATACGCGGCCTGGATTCAAACTTCCAGGTTTGTCCTCCCTGTCTTCTCATAGGTGGTTGCCTCCCACTCCAAGAATGGCGTAGATGACACCCACAACGAATGCGGCAACAACCCCGAATACGATAACCGACCCTGCCAGCTTGAACATATTCGCGCCTACACCGAGCACCAGCCCCTCAGAACGATGCTCCAGTGCAGCCGAACACATCGAGTTGGCAAAGCCTGTAATCGGTACAGCGGTTCCCGCTCCCGCCCATTGGGCAAACTTGTCGTACACCCCGAAGCAGGTCAATATGACCGCCAGCAGGATCATCATGGATGAGGTCGGCGGTGCCGCCTCCTTGGCCGAAATGTGCATCCCTGCCATGAAGGCTTCCTGAATTGCCTGACCAATCACACAGATGCCGCCTCCAACCAGAAAAGCCCGCACACAGTTGGCAAAAACTTTTCTGGATGGTTCGTGCTTTTTGGAAATACTTTGATAGTCCTTCTCATTTATGGACAGCGGCGGCGTATTGGTACGAAAACCGCTTTGCCCTGATTTAGCTGGCATCATTCACCACCCCTTGTTCGTAAGTACCGCACTTTGCGGTTCGGATTCATGTGTCCTTATCATTATTAGCTTTATGGGGAATTGTTATGTCAGGAAAATGATATCGTGGACATTCCGTACAAATCCATTCATACTGGATGGATGACGACCACTGGTTAATTAATAAGGAGTGAGGTACATCATGGAATCAAAAACATTAGAACTGTTTAAAAACTTAACGGAGTTTCCTTCCATTCCCGGACACGAGCGAGAGCTGCGGGCATGGGTTAAAGAACGGATATCCGGTTATACGGACGAAATCGTGCAAGATCGTTTGGGTAGCCTTTTCGGCGTGCTGCGCGGGGAAGAGAACGGGCCACGTATAATGGTAGCAGGCCATCTGGATGAAGTCGGATTTATCGTTAATGGCATTACGGAAAATGGCATGATTCGTTTTCAGCCGGTTGGAGGCTGGTGGAGTCAGGCCATCATGTCACAGCGTCTTCAGGTACTGACTCCGAATGGTCCGGTGATCGGTGTCGTTGGCTCAGTCTCGCCCCATTTGCTGGATGAATCACAACGCAGCAAGCCTATGGACATCAAGCATATGTATCTGGATATCGGCGTGGACAGCCGTCAGGAGGCGCAAGATCTGGGCATCGTGCCGGGAACAGCCATTGCGCCGATTTGTGATTTTACTCCTCTGGCAAATCCGAAAAAAATCATGGCTAAAGCGTGGGATAACCGCTATGGTGTAGGCTTGGCTATTGAGCTGCTTGAAGCGTTACATAAGGAAAAGGACAAGCTGCCTAATACGCTGTATGCTGGGGCTACCGTTCAGGAGGAAGTAGGACTGCGCGGCGCTCGCACGGCAGCCAACCTGATTCAGCCAGACGTTTTCTTTGCACTAGATTGCAGTGCGGCCAACGATATGGGCGGCGATCCGAACGCTTATGGACATTTGGGTAAAGGCGCGCTGCTGCGGGTTTTTGATCCGGGTATGATTACCCATCGCGGGATTGTGGAATACGTGCAGGATATGGCGGAAACGCACAAGATCAAGTATCAGTATTTCATCTCCACAGGTGGAACAGATGCAGGTCAAGTCCATTTGAGCGGAATTGGAGTGCCATCCACCGTCATTGGCATTTGCGGACGATACATCCACACTTCCTCCTCCATTATTCACACTGACGATTACGATGCAGCCAAAGAGCTGATCATCAAGCTGGTGCAAAACTTGGATCGCACGACGCTAAATACGATAATTGAACGAGCTTAAGGTTTCTCAGAAAATTACAATCTATTAAAAACAGTCAAAACAGGTTATACATGTTTTGACTGTTTTTTTGATTTATTAGAGTTACAACATAGAACGCTTCATATCAAATGCTTATAACGAAGCAAGGCAATGATAACAAGTATAGCCGTCAAGGCAATGCAGATATTCTCTACCTGCTTCCCTTTGCGCGTTCCGGTACTCATCAGCCTAAATCGCAGCTTCCATTTGAACGGTGGCAATGGTTTAATCCCGTTATTCGTCAAGGAATCTGCCAACAAATGCAGCAGATACGCCAAACCGCCAGCCAGCCATATGCTGTCACCGTGCAGACGAGTTGTACCATACAGCAACGCAGCCCATGCGACTGTTCCGTACACCGTATGTGTCAATCCCCGGTGCGGGACAAGCGTACAGATAATCAGCAGGCATCCGGCAATGTAATTCCACGGCGCATATGCTTCCCCATACCAGGCCAAGCCAATCCCAAGCAAAAAAATAATAACCTTTCGCATGGATCGTGAAGGCATAAAGGAAGCGCTGATCATCAGCAAAGCCAGAACAAGATTCCACGGCGGCGGAGCCAGACGGGTGAAAAATACCCAGCCCGCAGCCCCAATCATCAGGAGCTGTACGAGTCTGAGCATTTTGGTAGGCAACGCACGACTCACGAGCATGGAGTTAGGCTCGTCAATATCCGGCAGCAGTGAACC from Paenibacillus sp. FSL R10-2782 includes the following:
- a CDS encoding YqeG family HAD IIIA-type phosphatase yields the protein MFEMLMPKLRVNTVFDIDLEGLHAQGYRGIITDLDNTLVGAKAPNATPELVAWFEKVKQAGFKLVIVSNNNMARVSVFATPLDIEFIHAARKPSNSSFRRAIRMMGLTPEETIMVGDQMLTDVLGGNRLGLHTVLVLPISIHDEGIMTRFNRRLERIALTRLRKKGLWLEEEKKND
- the rsfS gene encoding ribosome silencing factor — encoded protein: MTITNEKLMQITVEAAEDKKAMNIVALDLRGVSLVADYFVICHGNSDTQVQAIVTEIRKRAHDEGTTIKGIEGMDSGRWVLMDLGDVVVHVFHRDEREYYNIERLWSDAKVVEKV
- the nadD gene encoding nicotinate-nucleotide adenylyltransferase — encoded protein: MKIGIMGGTFDPIHIGHLLAGEAARDAYALDHVWFMPSHIPPHKHQAGASGTERLEMTSEAVAGHPAFEVLDIEVLRGGVSYTIDTIKKLQELHPAVDFYFIIGADMVNYLPHWQGIEELAHRICFIGVRRPGFQLALNELPHYLQNKVLLADMPVVDISSTDIRERVAEGRTIRYLVPDRVHDYITRGGLYEVQP
- the aroE gene encoding shikimate dehydrogenase is translated as MSSGESGVTEQDLVLLGVLGDPIKHSKSPLMHKVALKAAGIEGDFVPLHVKPEQLEDAMKGIRALHFRGVNVTIPHKVEVMKYLDEIDEGARLIGAVNTIVNDNGRLKGYNTDGIGYVRSLKEETSVKLKGTKIAVLGAGGAARGVIHALLEEQPESVIILNRTRDKAEQLALEWTTEAIPVTGYSNDEAESVLASVDVLINTTSVGMSPLSDELPLETSLIPQGIIVSDLIYNPLETRFLRESREQRGCTVHGGLGMFVYQGAVAFEYFMGVAPAVDEMRAAVLRSLS
- the yhbY gene encoding ribosome assembly RNA-binding protein YhbY, with product MLTGKQKRYLRSMAHHLDPVFQVGKNGTNEHLMRHINDAIEKRELMKVQILNNCLDDKHEIAEELATETGSELVQLIGSTIILYKESRDNKQIELPRG
- a CDS encoding transglutaminase domain-containing protein is translated as MKNWLQSLKGSWAAAFTFLWIIIIVMQWVSFASVLWLEETRTLVLATVTMLALVKILLPLRPWIEFIVKAATLFFILYRTLVSYSIIIPFGGFANRLDQFISNMSPYIWFSLIAWLVIEMLPLIVTTKQRILVFVGINIAALAVLDSFTPTVLWEEVAWMVFAGMGWLVTEHLQYFRQHYPQGWKHIRRYPYKIAANIAVIFALIIMAGVNMPEIQPTLTDPYTAWTQRNSSSTVGINNGAGAMNQRMSTASGYSRQDNRLGGGFNFDYSPVMTITTNQRSYWRGETKRTYSGTGWSDADNDDQTLNDVPMTAELENTQETRHSTEQVVQTITMQNDQSYPVLFGAYSVHRVQSVDRDSRADGLRWKPEQAELLWSSSSRRTTYPKTYTLVSHVPVIPEKELRTKTFNELYGKNKQEAYLQIPNELPKRVRDLAQNVTSSAKTPYEKVGLLQQYLQRNYAYTNNPDLSRKKSKDFVDAFLFEIREGYCDYYSTSLVMMARSVGVPARWVKGYAPGQQTFSDDATTGDDNENMSSYSVTNADAHSWAEVYLGEYGWVPVEATPGFDMPLLTEQEDSKTPDTPEVKDQPESEQSAQTPQANPEEGTRIHPVIIVSAVAVIVLWGAYIVWRNRADIHFYLLRLRKGKPLTPDEKVIVETERWLRYMRSKGFARTSHETLRESVGRWSVESPERAPILHLLLELFEQARYSPSSVTAEDWRKVRQQAALLHKKG
- the yqeH gene encoding ribosome biogenesis GTPase YqeH codes for the protein MTERPDGGTAVKCSGCGITMQTTSPELPGYIPEKLLTREPVICQRCFRIKNYNETSSVAVDQDEFLKLLSQIGDKDALVIHIVDIFDFEGSLISGLQRFVGSNPVVLAVNKTDLLPKVTNWNKVLNWVQKQAKEQGLRTADIVLCSAKKNQGFDRLLDVVSELRGNRDVYVVGATNVGKSTLINRLIRDHSDMEQELTTSRYPGTTLDMVNIPLDDGKHIIDTPGIVYPWRFSEIVSRQDLGAIMPDKPLKPAAYQLDPGQTLFFGGMARFDFVEGQHQSFTCYINGGLKIHRTKLERADQLFEDHAGELLSPPTRDQLAEMPEWTRHEFRVPRKSQSDIYISGLGWIRVNSENGALVAVHAPRGIRVLLRPSLI
- the yqeK gene encoding bis(5'-nucleosyl)-tetraphosphatase (symmetrical) YqeK, which encodes MKYSREQLMEAVSGQMPEKRWKHTLGVMHTSVELAKRYGADPDKAELAAILHDVAKYWPVQQMEEVIRSHPECDQELLQHDKQLWHSEVGYCVAARDYGVEDSEIRSAIRWHTSGRVGMSLLDKVVCLADYIEPGRDFPGVDHIRKQAKKSLEQGLVAGFDSTISLLLEKQKVIFPLTVLSRNDLIQQLKQRKSEVHE